In one Anabrus simplex isolate iqAnaSimp1 chromosome 9, ASM4041472v1, whole genome shotgun sequence genomic region, the following are encoded:
- the dpp gene encoding protein decapentaplegic — MRGLPMVLTVLATLLMSCTTSSPEPEVLQHVEASLLSLFGVNKRPRPDRSKIVIPQAMLDLYRQQTGADLDTASLRLKGKHTRSANTARSFHHLESAVDAAFRTHHRFRFSFDVKSIPSYEKLQAAELQLRRVAVPSVEDRSKKHLYQQVLVHDIVRPGVRGRRDPIFRLLDSKLVDIRETGSLTLDVLPAVQRWMENPRNNHGLIVEVKPLHRSSSTKLDNHIRLRRSVDEDNSKWLPDQPLLITYTDDGKNKPRSADAIVSRTKRGFSGPSSKKHKSKHVRENCKRHPLYVDFADVGWNDWIVAPLGYEAFYCHGDCPFPLSDHLNSTNHAIVQTLMNSVNPSAVPKACCVPTTLRAISMLYLDDQEKVVLKNYQDMAVLGCGCR, encoded by the exons ATGCGCGGGCTGCCAATGGTCCTGACCGTGCTGGCGACGCTCCTCATGTCCTGCACCACCTCCTCCCCCGAACCTGAGGTCCTCCAACACGTGGAGGCGAGCCTGCTCTCGCTGTTCGGGGTCAACAAGAGACCAAGGCCTGACAGAAGTAAAATAGTCATCCCTCAAGCTATGCTCGACCTATACCGGCAGCAGACCGGCGCTGACTTGGACACAGCCTCACTCAGGCTCAAGGGCAAGCACACGCGCTCTGCCAACACTGCTCGCAGCTTCCATCATCTCG AGAGCGCTGTGGACGCCGCTTTCCGTACTCATCACCGCTTCCGGTTTTCCTTCGACGTGAAGAGCATTCCATCCTACGAGAAGCTCCAAGCAGCAGAACTGCAACTTCGTCGGGTCGCCGTCCCGTCCGTGGAAGATCGTAGTAAGAAACATTTGTACCAACAAGTGCTAGTTCATGATATCGTTCGGCCCGGTGTGCGGGGTCGCCGCGATCCCATCTTCCGTCTCTTGGACTCCAAACTGGTCGACATACGGGAGACAGGCTCACTCACTTTGGACGTTCTCCCAGCCGTCCAACGCTGGATGGAGAATCCCCGAAATAACCATGGCCTCATCGTGGAGGTAAAGCCTCTTCACAGGTCCTCATCAACAAAATTGGACAATCATATTAGATTGCGGCGTTCCGTTGATGAAGACAACTCAAAGTGGCTCCCCGACCAGCCTCTTCTCATCACGTACACGGACGATGGTAAAAACAAGCCTCGCAGTGCGGATGCGATAGTGAGTAGAACAAAGAGAGGCTTTTCGGGGCCTTCGTCGAAAAAGCACAAGTCAAAACACGTTCGCGAGAATTGCAAGAGACATCCGTTGTATGTAGACTTCGCAGATGTGGGCTGGAACGACTGGATCGTAGCTCCGTTAGGGTATGAAGCGTTCTATTGCCACGGGGACTGCCCGTTCCCTCTGTCAGACCACCTCAACTCCACAAACCACGCTATTGTACAGACGCTGATGAACTCGGTGAACCCCAGCGCAGTTCCCAAGGCGTGTTGCGTGCCGACAACGCTTAGAGCAATCTCAATGCTCTATCTGGATGATCAAGAGAAGGTCGTTCTTAAGAATTACCAAGATATGGCAGTTCTTGGTTGTGGTTGTCGATAA